A single region of the Candidatus Dormiibacterota bacterium genome encodes:
- a CDS encoding Ku protein, protein MPRAMWRGTISFGMVAIPVRLHVATEERSSVSFHLLCKKDGSRLRNLRWCPEENREVPWDEVVRGYEIGKDEYVVLTSEDLERLPLPSARTIEIHQFCERSEVPDIYLDRAYYIEPEEAGRKAYALLRTALERSGRVAVGKVALREREHLAQISWLDGTLVLETLHWPEEVRDTSELKLPAKVSVGRAEVDMALMLVESMSRPFAPSEYHDEYREALLALVAEKQGTGRVERPAAPAPGKVVDLMEALKASVEAARRGGGDGHREAAPSKPRASSRGGTRKRAG, encoded by the coding sequence ATGCCGCGCGCGATGTGGAGAGGCACCATCAGCTTCGGCATGGTGGCGATACCGGTGCGGCTCCACGTGGCGACCGAGGAGCGATCGTCGGTCTCCTTCCATCTCCTCTGCAAGAAGGACGGCAGCCGCCTCCGCAACCTGCGCTGGTGTCCCGAGGAGAACCGGGAGGTGCCCTGGGACGAGGTCGTCCGAGGATACGAGATCGGCAAGGACGAGTACGTCGTCCTCACCTCCGAGGACCTCGAGCGCCTGCCCCTGCCCTCGGCGCGCACCATCGAGATCCACCAGTTCTGCGAGCGCAGCGAGGTGCCCGACATCTACCTGGACCGCGCGTACTACATCGAGCCCGAGGAGGCGGGGCGCAAGGCGTACGCGCTGCTGCGCACCGCCCTGGAGCGCAGCGGCCGGGTCGCCGTCGGCAAGGTGGCGCTGCGCGAGCGCGAGCACCTCGCCCAGATCAGCTGGCTCGACGGCACCCTGGTGCTCGAGACCCTCCACTGGCCGGAGGAGGTCCGCGACACCAGCGAGCTGAAGCTGCCCGCGAAGGTGAGCGTCGGCAGGGCGGAGGTCGACATGGCGCTGATGCTGGTCGAGAGCATGAGCCGGCCGTTCGCGCCGAGCGAGTACCACGACGAGTACCGCGAGGCCCTGCTCGCCCTGGTCGCCGAGAAGCAGGGCACGGGGAGGGTGGAGCGGCCGGCCGCCCCCGCGCCGGGGAAGGTGGTGGATCTGATGGAGGCGCTCAAGGCGTCGGTGGAGGCGGCCCGCCGCGGCGGGGGCGACGGGCACCGCGAGGCCGCGCCGTCGAAGCCGCGCG